A genomic segment from Spirochaetales bacterium encodes:
- a CDS encoding class I SAM-dependent methyltransferase — protein sequence MATRKSAVIDKDIFRQKLSRYTRQAYYLVPRIVTPSILDIGCGTGIPTIELAILSSGNITAADIDSAALKKLREKIKVLQLKRHIKPVKASLFSLRFRKESFDMIWSEGSISVIGFREGLKAWHRLIKPGGYLVVHDEIKEYKQKMNDISRLNYVLMEHFIISEHVWLHDYFRPLEVRIKELKAVYKNDSGMMKLLDHEACEIEVFRESPGDFASVFYIMQRK from the coding sequence GTGGCAACAAGAAAATCAGCGGTTATTGACAAGGATATTTTCAGACAAAAACTGTCAAGGTATACAAGACAGGCATATTACCTTGTTCCCCGTATTGTAACCCCTTCGATACTCGATATCGGGTGCGGTACCGGGATACCAACCATCGAGCTGGCGATTCTCAGCAGTGGCAACATTACGGCGGCAGATATCGATAGTGCGGCGTTAAAGAAATTGAGGGAAAAGATAAAAGTCCTTCAATTGAAACGACATATAAAGCCCGTGAAAGCTTCATTATTCTCATTGCGTTTTAGAAAGGAATCTTTCGATATGATCTGGTCGGAAGGGTCGATTTCCGTTATCGGATTCAGGGAAGGATTAAAGGCATGGCACCGGTTAATCAAGCCCGGCGGTTATCTGGTAGTTCACGACGAAATAAAAGAATACAAGCAAAAGATGAATGATATATCGCGCTTGAATTATGTATTAATGGAGCATTTTATTATATCGGAACATGTATGGCTTCATGATTATTTCAGACCGCTGGAAGTTCGTATAAAAGAATTGAAGGCCGTCTACAAAAATGATTCCGGTATGATGAAACTGCTTGACCATGAGGCGTGTGAAATTGAGGTTTTCAGGGAATCTCCCGGGGACTTTGCTTCCGTATTTTATATCATGCAAAGGAAGTGA
- a CDS encoding dockerin type I repeat-containing protein: protein MKTEKIITAAIIISLAVFSAFGQSAGDVNASGTIDIVDALLTAQYYVGLDVDNFNTSKADVNCSGSIDIVDALIIAQYYVGLIGEFPCSTEPAPSEVSVLYVMHYLAPEASTTTTLDDIKGSGFDTCIIFSIDGTSGGNFTFFGTPIFTDGNYVGPAGWPEKIRSLKSGNTSIKRLAFCLAGPYGTYRTYMNTYGTGPETAWYRNFAKLKELTGADAIDLNDENSYDTDSLVKLGRMLGTIGYKVSLCPYNNSSVWRSVKSQLGDIVDAVNLQCYDGGALNNVGTWNTYFDGLKVTPLFWTLHADGTGDTYQSAETKVRNWKNSYGIVSAGAWQYSDMRDFGGGTAAQFNAAIRNGLR, encoded by the coding sequence ATGAAAACAGAAAAAATCATAACGGCTGCGATTATAATATCACTCGCAGTATTTTCCGCATTCGGACAATCCGCCGGGGATGTCAATGCAAGCGGGACGATCGATATCGTCGATGCGTTACTGACCGCACAATACTATGTGGGACTCGATGTGGATAATTTCAACACTTCCAAAGCAGACGTCAATTGCAGCGGAAGTATCGACATTGTCGATGCATTAATAATCGCACAGTATTATGTCGGACTTATCGGGGAATTTCCCTGTTCAACCGAACCGGCGCCGTCTGAGGTATCGGTGCTGTACGTCATGCACTACCTTGCCCCCGAAGCTTCGACAACGACGACACTCGACGATATAAAGGGGTCGGGATTTGATACCTGTATCATTTTCTCAATCGACGGAACTTCGGGAGGTAATTTTACCTTTTTCGGAACACCCATTTTCACGGACGGCAATTATGTCGGACCCGCCGGGTGGCCGGAAAAAATCAGGTCGCTTAAATCCGGCAACACATCCATCAAGCGGCTTGCCTTCTGTCTTGCCGGACCCTATGGCACATACCGGACGTATATGAACACATACGGTACCGGTCCGGAAACCGCGTGGTACCGGAACTTCGCGAAACTCAAGGAACTGACCGGTGCCGACGCCATCGATCTGAACGATGAAAACTCATATGATACGGATTCACTGGTAAAACTGGGCCGCATGCTGGGGACGATCGGGTACAAGGTGTCGCTTTGTCCGTACAATAATTCGTCCGTCTGGCGAAGCGTCAAATCACAACTCGGCGATATCGTCGACGCGGTCAATCTCCAGTGCTACGACGGCGGGGCGTTGAACAATGTCGGCACATGGAACACCTACTTTGACGGACTCAAGGTAACCCCGCTCTTCTGGACCCTCCATGCGGACGGTACCGGGGACACGTATCAATCGGCCGAAACCAAGGTGAGAAACTGGAAAAACTCATACGGTATCGTGTCTGCCGGTGCATGGCAATATTCGGACATGAGGGACTTCGGCGGCGGAACGGCGGCCCAGTTCAACGCGGCGATCAGAAACGGATTGCGATAA